Proteins co-encoded in one Methylobacterium sp. WL1 genomic window:
- a CDS encoding DMT family transporter: MWYLYGFVLLAGVANAVQAGQNGALSKGLAESLTAGLVVAAGTATCILVVGLLSGRLTWPTADQVMAMPWWAWFGGILGGCIILAQFIVARQIGAAPFLGLLVTSGVITSIVLDHFGWVGFETHPAGLWRILGGVLMVAGVALVATF; encoded by the coding sequence ATGTGGTACCTGTACGGCTTCGTTTTGCTGGCGGGCGTCGCCAATGCCGTCCAGGCGGGGCAGAACGGGGCGCTCTCCAAAGGGCTTGCCGAATCGCTGACAGCGGGGCTCGTGGTGGCGGCCGGGACTGCCACCTGCATCCTCGTGGTCGGCCTCCTCTCCGGCAGGCTCACCTGGCCCACGGCGGATCAGGTGATGGCGATGCCCTGGTGGGCGTGGTTCGGTGGGATCCTGGGCGGCTGCATCATCCTGGCGCAATTCATCGTGGCGCGGCAGATCGGGGCCGCACCGTTCCTCGGCCTTCTCGTCACCTCTGGTGTGATCACCTCGATCGTACTGGACCATTTCGGCTGGGTCGGCTTCGAGACGCATCCCGCCGGCCTGTGGCGCATCCTCGGCGGCGTCCTGATGGTCGCCGGTGTGGCGCTGGTTGCAACCTTCTGA
- a CDS encoding DMT family transporter: MWYLYGLTILAGLANAIQPGQNATLSKSLGLPITAALLTLLVSTAALLVGGLAVGKLEIPSGQQWAQVPWWAWLGGFLSILLILAQLYASPAIGAASFLGIIVTVGVVASIVLDNYGWVGFAVHPASLWRMLGAVLMIAGVALVALF, from the coding sequence ATGTGGTATCTTTACGGACTCACCATCCTCGCCGGCCTCGCCAATGCGATCCAGCCTGGCCAGAACGCGACGTTGTCGAAATCCCTCGGCTTGCCGATTACGGCCGCCCTGCTGACGCTGCTGGTCAGTACGGCCGCCCTCCTGGTGGGCGGCCTCGCCGTCGGCAAGCTCGAGATCCCGAGCGGGCAGCAATGGGCGCAGGTGCCCTGGTGGGCCTGGCTCGGCGGGTTCCTCAGCATCCTGCTGATCCTCGCCCAACTCTACGCGTCGCCGGCCATCGGCGCCGCGTCCTTCCTCGGCATCATCGTCACCGTGGGCGTGGTCGCGTCGATCGTGCTCGACAATTACGGTTGGGTCGGCTTCGCCGTGCACCCGGCAAGCCTCTGGCGGATGCTGGGTGCCGTCCTCATGATCGCTGGCGTGGCGCTGGTCGCGCTGTTCTGA
- a CDS encoding porin family protein has product MTKLLASLAAFTALTGAAAAADLPRRAAPPPVFTPVPVFTWTGFYAGFNAGYAFDASSRSNNSTFGVPAPFAVPGTTATFRNRSQDGFSGGAQIGYNVQFTPGSGVVVGIEADAQYLDFGRSRNNAFVNGAVAPGYYVTDPRGLSSLDYFGTVRGRLGYAFDRTLVYGTGGFAYGSGSADRSFGGYAGNDSFRTGYAVGGGVEFALPTESFLNFFRSSAVTFKIEGLYVNLERGNRNQGALVVNAANLVPVAYSAIGRRDDEFAVVRAGLNYKFGSY; this is encoded by the coding sequence ATGACCAAGCTTCTCGCCTCCCTGGCCGCCTTCACCGCTCTGACCGGCGCCGCTGCTGCCGCCGACCTGCCGCGTCGCGCCGCCCCGCCGCCCGTGTTCACCCCGGTGCCGGTGTTCACCTGGACCGGCTTCTACGCGGGTTTCAACGCCGGCTACGCCTTCGACGCCAGCAGCCGCTCGAACAACTCCACCTTCGGCGTCCCGGCCCCGTTCGCCGTTCCCGGCACCACCGCCACCTTCCGCAACCGCAGCCAGGACGGCTTCTCCGGCGGCGCGCAGATCGGCTACAACGTTCAGTTCACCCCGGGTTCGGGCGTGGTCGTCGGCATCGAGGCCGACGCCCAGTACCTCGACTTCGGCCGTAGCCGGAACAACGCCTTCGTGAACGGCGCCGTCGCCCCGGGCTACTACGTCACCGACCCGCGCGGCCTGTCGAGCCTCGACTACTTCGGCACCGTGCGCGGCCGCCTCGGCTACGCCTTCGACCGCACCCTCGTGTACGGCACCGGCGGCTTCGCCTACGGCTCGGGCAGCGCCGACCGCTCGTTCGGCGGCTATGCCGGCAACGACAGCTTCCGCACCGGCTACGCCGTCGGCGGCGGTGTCGAGTTCGCCCTCCCCACCGAGTCGTTCCTGAACTTCTTCCGCTCGTCGGCCGTGACGTTCAAGATCGAAGGTCTGTACGTCAACCTGGAGCGCGGCAACCGCAACCAGGGCGCCCTGGTCGTCAACGCCGCCAACCTCGTCCCGGTGGCCTACAGCGCCATCGGTCGTCGCGACGACGAGTTCGCCGTCGTCCGCGCCGGCCTGAACTACAAGTTCGGCTCGTACTAG